The Candidatus Nanopelagicus abundans genome includes a region encoding these proteins:
- the xerA gene encoding site-specific tyrosine recombinase/integron integrase: protein MASDHLADFFNYLSIEKGLASNTISAYRLDIEKFFHYLSTNQLSLENVTPEQLSSYVAWLRGMENREFKIGESSIARNIISIRSYFTYLAKEHKFNNPSSNFKPPKIGKRLPKALTIDQVMSMLNIAGTDLISSRDKALVELLYATGARVSELINLNTLDISTADTQAGTTTTVKLKGKGGKERVVPIGSFAVAAVNDYLVRSRPTLLKVSTQKALFLNQRGGRLSRQSAWNLVAKAAERAGLSDQVTPHSMRHSFATHLLDGGADIRVVQELLGHSSVTTTQIYTLITIDHLRESYANAHPRSKF, encoded by the coding sequence ATGGCAAGTGATCATTTAGCTGATTTTTTTAATTACCTTTCAATTGAGAAAGGCCTCGCAAGTAACACCATAAGTGCTTACCGGTTAGATATTGAGAAGTTTTTTCACTATTTATCGACAAACCAACTTTCGCTTGAAAATGTAACTCCAGAGCAATTATCTTCCTACGTGGCCTGGTTACGCGGGATGGAAAATAGAGAGTTTAAGATCGGTGAATCATCAATTGCTCGAAATATCATAAGTATTCGTAGTTATTTCACGTATCTTGCAAAGGAACATAAGTTTAATAACCCATCTTCAAATTTTAAACCACCAAAGATTGGTAAGCGCTTACCAAAAGCTCTAACAATTGATCAGGTAATGAGCATGCTAAATATTGCAGGAACTGATTTGATCTCAAGCCGTGATAAAGCCCTAGTTGAGCTTTTATACGCTACCGGCGCAAGAGTCAGTGAGTTAATTAATTTAAATACCTTAGATATTTCAACAGCTGATACGCAAGCTGGCACCACAACAACTGTGAAATTAAAGGGTAAAGGTGGCAAGGAGCGGGTTGTACCAATCGGATCATTTGCAGTTGCAGCAGTTAATGATTACTTAGTTAGATCTCGCCCAACTTTATTAAAAGTAAGTACTCAGAAAGCATTATTTTTAAATCAACGAGGTGGTCGATTAAGCAGGCAAAGTGCATGGAATCTTGTGGCAAAGGCGGCAGAGCGGGCTGGATTATCAGATCAAGTTACGCCCCATTCGATGCGTCACTCATTTGCAACACATTTACTAGATGGTGGGGCTGATATTAGAGTAGTGCAGGAGTTACTTGGACATTCCTCCGTGACTACAACTCAGATATACACACTTATAACTATTGATCACTTGCGTGAGAGTTACGCAAATGCTCACCCTAGAAGTAAGTTTTAA